The proteins below come from a single Synechococcales cyanobacterium T60_A2020_003 genomic window:
- a CDS encoding transposase: MKPQYRIRNWSEYNAGLKARGSLTFWIEESVLGQWVVEELSGKPGASVLYSDLAIQTMATVK; encoded by the coding sequence ATGAAACCTCAATACCGCATCCGCAACTGGTCAGAGTATAACGCTGGATTGAAGGCTAGGGGAAGCCTCACCTTCTGGATCGAAGAATCTGTGCTGGGGCAGTGGGTGGTCGAGGAGTTGAGCGGCAAACCCGGCGCGTCAGTTCTTTATAGTGACCTTGCGATTCAAACAATGGCGACCGTCAAAG